The following are encoded together in the Bradyrhizobium algeriense genome:
- a CDS encoding ABC transporter substrate-binding protein, translating into MTRTRKPGVSRRATLAMMGAGAVTFATPWVARAQAKTIKVGMPTILSGRVAQLGTSSRNGVMLEVEKVNAAGGLAGRQVEMVIRDSKGQPQEAARVSRELVNTDGCELLIDAEASSGAFAVHEVARDLGVLCLHTNSETSALTADPKQHIPNAFRTARQGVHDSIVGGSYAAAIAKAKGLKKWATCSPDYAYGRDTTGEYVTYLKRFAPDVEIISESWPKLFQPDYTEVVTKILQAKPQALYSCLWGGDLTSYIDQANIYALFSQMEVFAVNMADYTALTVVKNLPKGIHSGNRYIKTYPATSENAAWGDAYKAKYNEYPTNWSWENATAIMLLAEASKKANSVDGKKIAEALRGLKIKSPFGADGTVTMRAEDQTLVGYAIGWGTTIPQEPYVPQVQAGDWKTIFELEAEWKKTKGYT; encoded by the coding sequence ATGACGAGAACCCGCAAACCGGGCGTAAGCCGCCGCGCGACATTGGCGATGATGGGCGCCGGGGCCGTAACATTTGCGACACCCTGGGTGGCGCGCGCGCAGGCCAAGACCATCAAGGTCGGCATGCCGACCATTCTCTCCGGACGCGTGGCGCAGCTCGGAACGTCGTCGCGTAACGGGGTGATGCTGGAAGTCGAAAAAGTCAATGCTGCCGGCGGGCTGGCCGGACGTCAGGTCGAAATGGTGATCCGCGATTCCAAGGGACAGCCGCAGGAAGCCGCCCGCGTCTCCCGCGAACTCGTCAATACCGATGGATGTGAATTGCTGATCGACGCGGAAGCGTCATCGGGTGCATTCGCGGTGCATGAAGTGGCGCGCGATCTCGGCGTGCTCTGCCTTCACACCAACTCGGAAACCTCGGCGCTGACGGCCGATCCCAAGCAGCACATTCCCAACGCGTTCCGCACCGCGCGCCAAGGCGTGCATGACTCGATCGTCGGCGGCAGCTACGCAGCGGCGATCGCCAAGGCCAAGGGTCTGAAGAAATGGGCGACCTGTTCGCCCGACTATGCCTATGGCCGCGACACAACCGGCGAATACGTGACGTATCTCAAGCGCTTCGCGCCCGACGTTGAGATCATTAGCGAGTCCTGGCCCAAGCTTTTCCAGCCCGATTACACCGAGGTGGTGACGAAAATCCTGCAGGCGAAGCCGCAGGCGTTGTATTCCTGCCTGTGGGGCGGCGACCTCACGTCCTACATTGACCAGGCCAATATCTATGCGCTGTTCAGCCAGATGGAGGTGTTTGCGGTCAATATGGCCGACTACACCGCGCTGACGGTGGTGAAGAACCTGCCGAAGGGCATTCACTCCGGCAACCGCTACATCAAGACCTATCCCGCAACCTCTGAGAACGCCGCTTGGGGTGACGCTTACAAGGCGAAGTACAACGAATATCCCACCAACTGGTCATGGGAAAATGCAACTGCAATCATGCTGTTGGCGGAGGCTTCGAAGAAGGCGAATTCAGTCGACGGCAAGAAGATTGCGGAGGCGTTGCGTGGGTTGAAGATCAAGTCGCCGTTCGGCGCCGACGGCACCGTCACCATGCGCGCCGAGGACCAGACCCTGGTTGGCTATGCGATCGGCTGGGGAACGACGATCCCGCAGGAGCCTTACGTGCCGCAAGTTCAGGCCGGCGACTGGAAGACGATCTTCGAACTCGAAGCCGAGTGGAAGAAGACCAAGGGCTACACCTGA
- a CDS encoding AMP-binding protein: MINLSSFIAFHARRTPDRCALKYRGEDVSYAEFDARIRRVGGWLAARGVGPGDVVAVLMKNSTAFLEFVFATSHIGAVFLPINYRLCADEVGYIVGNSGARILIADDELADIAAGGAPVVLLDEAAQSDATRLAPDIAAAPMHVRQPRDLMRLMYTSGTTDRPKGVMLTYENLYWKSADQTLALGLNADTRLLVVGPLYHVGALDLPGIAVLWHGGMLSIHRNFEPEQALAAIETEKLNAAWFAPVMTTAILTCPARNHYDVSSLRWTIGGGEKTPEVRIRAFSDYFKNARYIDAYGLTETCGGDTFMEAGREIEKIGSTGRAIAHVEIEIRDDAGNRLPAGENGEICLRGPKITQGYWKDPEKTAAAFFGDWFRTGDVGYLDEDGFLYLTDRKKDMIISGGENIASSEVERVIYELPQVREVAVIGLSDERWGEKPVAVVVLGDGATLELPDLADHCRARLAGFKVPKQLIIRESLPRNPSGKVLKRVLRAELESHA, translated from the coding sequence ATGATCAATCTATCCAGCTTCATCGCGTTTCACGCCCGGCGGACGCCTGATCGCTGTGCGCTGAAATACCGCGGCGAGGACGTCTCCTATGCCGAGTTCGACGCCCGCATACGTCGGGTTGGCGGATGGCTCGCCGCACGCGGCGTCGGCCCCGGCGACGTCGTCGCGGTGCTGATGAAGAACAGCACGGCGTTCCTCGAGTTCGTGTTTGCGACCAGCCATATCGGCGCGGTGTTTCTGCCCATCAACTACCGTCTGTGCGCCGACGAAGTCGGCTACATCGTCGGTAATTCCGGTGCGCGCATCCTGATCGCGGATGACGAACTCGCGGACATCGCTGCAGGCGGCGCGCCGGTGGTGCTGCTGGACGAAGCCGCACAGTCCGACGCGACGCGCCTTGCGCCTGATATTGCCGCCGCCCCGATGCACGTCCGCCAACCGCGCGACCTGATGCGGCTGATGTACACGTCAGGCACGACGGATCGCCCCAAGGGCGTGATGCTCACTTACGAAAACCTCTACTGGAAGTCGGCCGACCAGACGCTCGCACTCGGGTTGAACGCCGACACGCGATTACTGGTGGTCGGTCCGCTCTATCATGTCGGCGCGCTCGATCTGCCGGGGATCGCGGTGCTCTGGCACGGCGGCATGCTTTCCATCCACCGCAACTTCGAGCCCGAGCAGGCGCTCGCCGCGATCGAGACGGAGAAACTCAACGCCGCCTGGTTCGCACCCGTGATGACGACCGCGATCCTCACCTGCCCTGCTCGCAACCATTACGATGTATCGAGCCTGCGATGGACGATCGGCGGTGGCGAGAAAACCCCGGAAGTGCGCATCCGCGCTTTCTCCGACTACTTCAAGAACGCCCGCTACATCGACGCCTATGGCCTGACCGAGACATGCGGCGGCGACACCTTCATGGAAGCCGGCCGCGAGATCGAGAAGATCGGCTCGACCGGCCGCGCCATTGCCCATGTCGAAATCGAAATCCGTGACGATGCCGGCAATCGACTGCCGGCCGGCGAGAACGGTGAAATCTGCCTGCGCGGACCGAAGATCACGCAGGGCTACTGGAAGGATCCCGAGAAAACCGCGGCGGCGTTCTTCGGCGACTGGTTTCGCACCGGAGACGTCGGCTATCTCGATGAGGACGGCTTTCTCTACCTGACCGACCGCAAGAAGGACATGATCATTTCCGGCGGAGAGAACATCGCCTCCTCCGAGGTGGAGCGTGTCATCTACGAACTGCCGCAGGTGCGCGAAGTCGCCGTCATAGGCCTATCCGACGAGCGCTGGGGCGAAAAGCCGGTGGCGGTCGTGGTGCTGGGCGACGGCGCCACGCTGGAATTGCCGGATCTCGCCGATCACTGCCGCGCGCGCCTCGCAGGTTTCAAGGTGCCGAAGCAACTGATCATCCGCGAAAGCCTGCCCCGTAACCCTTCGGGCAAGGTGCTCAAGCGCGTGCTGCGCGCCGAACTGGAATCCCACGCATGA
- a CDS encoding TetR/AcrR family transcriptional regulator: MTQSSQAAPGKVTKLNRAERNAWTKRRIFDAATKVVGKVGYAEASVARITEEAGVAQGTFYNHFENRQELLDQLLPKVGTDMVHFIRERTGSAHAATQEIERFSAFFDFIREVPEFLRILNEAEYFAPIGYQKHLDNIATAYVRILRRARQAGAIIDYSDEEFEAIVHILMGARGYLSRRYSYVGGSVTAAPGHVISAYRKLVTRGLFTPEKGNNHDR, translated from the coding sequence ATGACGCAATCATCGCAAGCCGCACCGGGCAAGGTGACAAAACTCAACCGGGCCGAGCGCAACGCCTGGACCAAGCGCAGGATATTCGACGCCGCCACCAAGGTCGTCGGCAAAGTGGGTTACGCCGAGGCCTCGGTTGCCCGCATTACCGAGGAGGCCGGTGTCGCGCAGGGAACGTTCTACAATCACTTCGAGAACCGCCAGGAACTGCTCGATCAATTGCTGCCGAAGGTCGGCACCGATATGGTTCACTTCATCCGCGAGCGCACCGGAAGCGCACATGCGGCAACGCAGGAAATCGAACGCTTCAGCGCCTTCTTCGATTTCATCCGCGAAGTGCCGGAATTTCTTCGCATCCTCAACGAAGCCGAATATTTCGCGCCGATCGGCTATCAGAAACATCTCGACAACATCGCCACCGCCTATGTCCGCATCCTCCGGCGCGCGCGTCAGGCCGGCGCGATCATCGACTATAGCGACGAGGAGTTCGAAGCCATCGTTCACATCTTGATGGGCGCGCGCGGCTATCTGAGCCGCCGCTACTCCTACGTTGGCGGCAGCGTCACGGCAGCGCCCGGGCATGTCATCTCCGCCTACCGAAAGCTGGTTACGCGCGGCCTGTTCACACCGGAAAAAGGCAACAACCATGACCGCTGA
- a CDS encoding SDR family oxidoreductase: protein MTAEGIVLVTGGSRGIGAATATLLAEQGRRVVISDIAPEPLAGTQVVMWPAPFDVANESAVVSGIADIEAAHGPIAGLVNAAGVFGKMHPIERVRMDQWDREVNIDLRGTFLVARSVGVRMAARRQGAIVNVASVAGMTSGPIHAYTAAKAAVIQITQTLAAEWGRSGVRVNAVSPGFTRTAMLEAGIASGALNKKWLESPTAMNRLVEPIEVAQAISWLLSPMSSGVTGINLPVDAGYIAGTTWAAYGGLREAPNA, encoded by the coding sequence ATGACCGCTGAGGGTATCGTCCTCGTCACCGGCGGCAGCCGCGGCATCGGCGCCGCCACTGCGACGCTGCTGGCCGAACAGGGCCGGCGCGTGGTGATATCAGACATCGCACCAGAACCATTGGCTGGAACGCAAGTCGTCATGTGGCCGGCACCATTCGACGTCGCCAACGAAAGCGCCGTCGTCAGCGGCATCGCCGACATCGAGGCCGCGCACGGACCAATTGCGGGACTGGTCAACGCCGCCGGCGTCTTCGGCAAGATGCACCCGATCGAGCGCGTGCGAATGGATCAATGGGACCGCGAGGTCAATATCGATCTGCGCGGCACGTTTCTGGTCGCCCGCAGCGTCGGCGTGAGGATGGCTGCGCGCCGGCAGGGCGCGATCGTCAATGTCGCCTCCGTTGCCGGCATGACGTCAGGACCGATCCATGCCTATACGGCCGCGAAAGCCGCCGTCATTCAGATTACGCAGACGCTGGCCGCCGAATGGGGCCGCAGTGGCGTGCGCGTCAATGCTGTCTCGCCCGGCTTTACACGCACCGCCATGCTGGAAGCCGGCATCGCCTCCGGCGCACTGAACAAGAAATGGCTGGAAAGTCCGACCGCGATGAACCGGCTGGTCGAGCCGATCGAGGTCGCACAGGCCATCTCGTGGCTGCTCTCGCCGATGAGCAGCGGCGTCACCGGAATCAATCTACCCGTAGACGCCGGATATATCGCAGGCACCACCTGGGCCGCCTATGGCGGCCTGCGCGAAGCGCCGAACGCGTAA
- a CDS encoding NAD(P)/FAD-dependent oxidoreductase, with product MNIEVSRKKLDLSSAIAEGDIRVLLMVLVHMTGDERWLEPPYKPKRDVRLIPDPQAGVPPEIQAEIRAAVLKLFENGEPKPVITDPGDELMLKMMRATLGENVTPEYAPLMREEMGFIPREARWTKPPSGEKLAQQHVLIVGAGVCAIALGVSLGRLGIPYTIVEKNDELGGTWYVNRYPGCGVDTPNHSYSFSFGARNPWTRYFAQRQELLDYLKKVALEYDIRKHLRLNTELKSSHWDENKRRWISTLKTADGEETFESTTLVSAIGQLNDPSPAHFKGEEDFKGEMLHSALWTDDIKLDGKHVAVIGTGATAMQLVPSIADRVASVTIYQRTAQWARPVAGYSDPITEGARWLLAHLPFYVQWYRFNMFWRYGDGLLPFLRKDPDWPHPERAVNKGNDRHREELTDFILSELKGRPDLIEKCVPTYPPYGKRILLDNNWFRTLTKPNVELVTDKIDHLAHDGIVASDGKLRPADVIVISTGFKVTEMAARLNITGRGGKNLKVAWADDNPTAYLGLTVPDFPNLFVMLGPNSGPAHGGSVIFQSECQSRYISACLVEMIEQGIAAVDVRPEAHNQYIRQVDAEHEQLIWTHPGMTTYYRNSQGRVFSAMPWRFVDYWAMTHDPDLRDYRQTRLEPVPGNQSRAS from the coding sequence ATGAACATCGAAGTATCGCGCAAGAAGCTCGATCTGTCGTCGGCCATCGCAGAGGGTGACATCCGCGTGTTGCTGATGGTTCTGGTGCACATGACCGGAGATGAGCGCTGGCTGGAACCACCCTACAAGCCGAAGCGCGACGTGCGGCTGATTCCGGATCCGCAAGCCGGCGTCCCGCCGGAAATCCAGGCCGAAATCCGCGCCGCCGTGCTGAAGTTGTTCGAAAACGGCGAACCGAAGCCCGTCATTACTGACCCCGGCGACGAGCTGATGCTGAAGATGATGCGCGCGACACTCGGCGAGAACGTCACGCCGGAATATGCGCCATTGATGCGCGAGGAAATGGGTTTCATTCCCCGAGAGGCACGCTGGACCAAACCTCCTTCCGGTGAGAAGTTGGCGCAGCAACATGTCTTGATCGTCGGCGCCGGCGTCTGCGCCATCGCGCTGGGCGTCTCCCTTGGCCGCCTCGGCATCCCCTACACCATCGTCGAGAAGAACGACGAACTCGGCGGCACCTGGTACGTCAACCGCTATCCCGGTTGCGGCGTCGATACGCCGAACCATTCCTATTCCTTCTCGTTCGGCGCGCGCAACCCGTGGACGCGTTATTTCGCCCAGCGCCAGGAATTGCTCGACTACCTCAAGAAGGTCGCGCTCGAATACGACATCCGCAAACATCTCCGCCTCAACACCGAGCTGAAATCGTCGCACTGGGACGAGAACAAGCGGCGCTGGATCTCCACGTTAAAGACCGCCGATGGCGAGGAGACCTTTGAGTCGACCACGCTGGTCAGCGCGATCGGCCAACTCAACGACCCCTCACCTGCGCACTTCAAGGGCGAGGAGGATTTCAAGGGTGAGATGCTGCACTCGGCCTTGTGGACCGATGACATCAAGCTCGACGGCAAACATGTCGCCGTCATCGGCACCGGTGCAACCGCCATGCAGCTGGTGCCCTCGATCGCCGACCGCGTCGCGTCGGTCACCATCTACCAACGCACCGCGCAATGGGCGCGCCCCGTGGCAGGCTATTCCGATCCCATCACCGAAGGCGCACGGTGGCTGCTCGCGCATTTGCCGTTTTACGTGCAGTGGTATCGCTTCAACATGTTCTGGCGCTACGGCGACGGTCTGTTGCCGTTCCTGCGCAAGGACCCGGATTGGCCGCATCCTGAGCGCGCCGTGAACAAGGGCAATGACCGGCATCGCGAGGAGTTGACGGATTTCATCCTGTCCGAACTGAAGGGCCGTCCCGATCTCATCGAGAAATGCGTCCCGACCTATCCGCCCTATGGCAAGCGCATCCTGCTCGACAACAACTGGTTCAGGACGCTGACGAAGCCGAATGTCGAACTGGTCACCGACAAGATCGATCATCTCGCTCACGACGGCATCGTCGCCTCCGACGGCAAGCTGCGGCCTGCGGACGTCATCGTCATCTCGACCGGATTCAAGGTCACGGAGATGGCGGCGCGCCTCAATATCACCGGACGCGGCGGCAAGAATCTTAAGGTGGCTTGGGCCGACGACAACCCGACCGCCTATCTCGGGCTCACCGTGCCGGACTTTCCGAATCTCTTCGTGATGCTCGGTCCCAATTCAGGCCCCGCGCACGGCGGCAGCGTGATCTTCCAGTCGGAATGCCAGAGCCGGTACATCTCCGCTTGCCTCGTTGAGATGATCGAGCAAGGCATCGCTGCGGTCGATGTTCGCCCCGAGGCGCACAATCAATACATCAGACAAGTTGATGCCGAGCATGAGCAGTTGATCTGGACTCACCCAGGCATGACTACGTATTATCGCAACAGCCAAGGTCGAGTGTTTTCGGCGATGCCGTGGCGGTTCGTGGATTATTGGGCGATGACCCACGACCCCGACCTACGGGACTACCGCCAGACAAGGCTTGAACCAGTTCCCGGGAACCAGTCGCGCGCGAGTTGA
- a CDS encoding 2-hydroxychromene-2-carboxylate isomerase: MDKPRVRIYTDYKSPYAFVANKRLFELEDAHGVELEWLPYTLRIPEFMGTVEERTPHFWRKVRYAYMDARRYANAQGLTMKGPRRIYDGFYSSAGMLFAQRHGLFRPYHDTVFRRFWSHDLEIDELSDISGVIASIGGSAEAFEAYVHGPARAEHDRIIDEAEALGVFGVPTMVFNSELFWGGDRIDMLIERIRNPESIATALGGRHRK, translated from the coding sequence ATGGATAAGCCGCGCGTACGAATCTACACCGACTACAAGAGCCCCTATGCGTTCGTCGCCAACAAGCGGCTGTTTGAACTCGAGGACGCTCATGGCGTCGAACTCGAATGGCTGCCCTACACGCTGCGCATTCCAGAATTCATGGGCACGGTGGAAGAGCGCACGCCGCATTTCTGGCGCAAGGTGCGCTACGCCTATATGGACGCGCGCCGCTATGCCAATGCGCAGGGCCTCACCATGAAGGGGCCGCGGCGCATTTACGACGGCTTCTATTCCAGCGCCGGCATGCTGTTCGCACAGCGCCATGGCTTGTTCCGGCCCTATCACGACACGGTATTCCGTCGCTTCTGGAGCCATGATCTCGAAATCGACGAGCTGTCGGACATTTCGGGCGTGATCGCATCGATCGGCGGCTCGGCCGAGGCGTTCGAGGCTTACGTCCACGGCCCGGCGCGGGCCGAACACGACCGCATCATCGATGAAGCGGAAGCGCTCGGCGTGTTCGGCGTGCCGACCATGGTCTTCAACAGCGAATTGTTCTGGGGCGGCGATCGCATCGACATGTTGATCGAGCGCATCAGGAACCCGGAGTCGATCGCGACGGCGCTGGGCGGCCGTCATCGCAAGTAA
- a CDS encoding glutathione S-transferase N-terminal domain-containing protein, which produces MNAMTEGRYRLIGSTASPYAIKLRALLRYRRIPFDWVIMTKALRKATEHLRPNLIPVLQYPDGTYRGETTTLAYDLESRHKERSVIPDDKAVAFVCDLLEDLADEWAVKPLFLYRWWDPEDQAYVSRWAGEEWSVSEAETGSPEEIEQFRQRQISRMVILGATAENKPLLEESYLRMLAAFEPHVGMSNYLFGRRPSLADFAWFGQLSEMATDPTPMRIMRAKAPFTDHWVRRLDDASGVEGDWHSREQAFGGMAEALLRIAGELYLPFLVANAEAFAKGLERLEMNVWGMPYALAPFKYQVKCLQQLRDKLAALDAESRAALRPVLERTGCWPHLAVG; this is translated from the coding sequence ATGAATGCCATGACCGAAGGACGCTACCGGCTGATCGGCTCGACCGCGTCGCCTTACGCCATCAAGCTGCGCGCGCTGTTGCGCTACCGGAGAATTCCGTTCGATTGGGTCATCATGACCAAGGCGCTGCGCAAGGCGACCGAGCATTTGCGGCCCAATCTGATTCCGGTGCTGCAGTATCCTGACGGGACCTACCGCGGCGAGACTACGACGCTGGCTTATGATCTGGAGAGCCGTCACAAGGAACGCTCCGTCATTCCCGATGACAAGGCGGTCGCATTTGTCTGCGATCTCCTGGAAGACCTCGCCGACGAATGGGCGGTGAAGCCGCTGTTTCTCTATCGCTGGTGGGATCCGGAAGATCAGGCCTATGTCTCGCGCTGGGCGGGAGAGGAGTGGTCGGTCTCGGAGGCCGAGACGGGCAGCCCGGAGGAAATCGAGCAATTCCGCCAGCGGCAGATTTCGCGCATGGTCATTCTCGGCGCGACGGCGGAAAACAAGCCGCTGCTGGAAGAGAGTTACTTGCGGATGCTGGCGGCGTTCGAACCGCATGTCGGCATGTCCAATTATCTGTTCGGCCGCCGGCCATCGCTTGCCGATTTCGCCTGGTTCGGCCAACTCAGCGAGATGGCCACCGACCCGACGCCGATGCGGATCATGCGCGCGAAGGCGCCGTTTACCGATCACTGGGTGCGGCGGCTGGACGATGCATCGGGGGTCGAGGGCGATTGGCATTCGCGCGAGCAGGCGTTCGGCGGCATGGCCGAGGCGCTATTGCGAATTGCCGGCGAGCTCTATCTGCCGTTCCTGGTCGCCAACGCCGAAGCGTTTGCCAAAGGCCTTGAGCGGCTGGAGATGAATGTTTGGGGCATGCCTTATGCGCTGGCGCCATTCAAATATCAGGTGAAGTGCCTGCAACAACTTCGTGACAAGTTAGCCGCCCTCGATGCTGAGAGCCGGGCTGCGTTGCGGCCGGTGCTGGAGCGCACCGGGTGCTGGCCGCATTTGGCCGTCGGCTAG
- a CDS encoding class II aldolase/adducin family protein — translation MNPPVNSPAIKVVKSVREQVSAEEWQARVDLAACYRLTAMYGMTEMVANHISCRVPGTIDQFLINAYGMLYEEIDASSLIKIDVDGNTLLNASDYDVNVAGFVIHSAIHMAKHDMDCVAHTHTPAGMAVSAMECGLLPLAQTSMRFLHIAYHDFEGIADNVDERERLVRDLGDHEAMILRNHGLLVVGRTVPAAFNVLFRLERACQVQVMALSCNTKLIYPPQSILEDTYERMQPKPERSTRNGNLAWPALLRKLDRADPSYRD, via the coding sequence ATGAACCCTCCCGTTAATTCGCCCGCCATCAAGGTCGTGAAATCGGTTCGCGAACAGGTGAGCGCGGAGGAGTGGCAGGCGCGGGTCGATCTTGCGGCCTGCTACCGTCTCACCGCGATGTACGGGATGACCGAGATGGTCGCCAACCATATCTCCTGCCGGGTGCCGGGGACGATCGACCAGTTCCTGATCAATGCTTACGGCATGCTCTACGAGGAAATCGACGCTTCCAGCCTGATCAAGATCGATGTCGATGGCAACACGCTGCTCAACGCCTCCGACTATGACGTCAACGTCGCCGGCTTCGTGATTCACAGCGCCATCCACATGGCCAAGCACGACATGGATTGCGTGGCGCATACCCACACGCCGGCCGGAATGGCGGTCTCGGCGATGGAATGCGGCTTGCTGCCGCTGGCGCAGACCTCGATGCGGTTTCTCCACATCGCCTATCACGATTTCGAAGGTATCGCCGACAATGTCGACGAGCGCGAGCGGCTGGTGAGGGACCTCGGCGACCATGAAGCCATGATCCTGCGCAACCACGGCCTGCTCGTCGTCGGCCGCACCGTGCCGGCAGCGTTCAATGTGCTGTTCCGTCTCGAACGCGCCTGCCAGGTGCAGGTCATGGCGTTGTCCTGCAATACCAAGCTGATCTATCCGCCGCAGAGCATCCTCGAGGACACCTATGAGCGGATGCAACCGAAACCCGAGCGTAGCACCCGTAACGGCAACCTTGCCTGGCCGGCCCTGCTGCGCAAGCTCGATCGGGCTGATCCGTCTTATCGAGACTGA